One Cohnella candidum genomic region harbors:
- a CDS encoding DHH family phosphoesterase, with product MWEAQLALAAAFLRERDDFLVVSHVQPDGDAISSTVAVGWMLDKLGKSYTMMNEGPVPSRLRFLWNCGSIVECAEGEPTRKYRNVIAVDCADFSRVGPTQQWFEEGFELLNIDHHPTNDAYGKENLLRFDAAATAEILYELSGHLGLALDADAATAFYTGLLTDTGGFRYANTSPFVMEAASRLLAAGAQGPVLAEQLLERMSMGQMRMIQRGLSRLAFTDDQRIGWIWVTSEDLAETGATNEDLEGLVNYPRNIEGVEVGVLFKENGTKSVKVSMRSAGRVNVAAAAQHFGGGGHVRAAGCRLTIPLADAMEQVIAYLKKELDAL from the coding sequence ATGTGGGAAGCGCAACTCGCGTTGGCCGCGGCTTTTTTACGGGAACGTGACGATTTTCTCGTCGTGTCCCACGTGCAGCCGGACGGCGACGCGATCAGTTCGACGGTCGCGGTCGGCTGGATGCTGGACAAACTCGGCAAGTCATACACGATGATGAATGAAGGACCGGTGCCGTCCCGGCTCCGATTTTTATGGAACTGCGGCAGCATCGTGGAATGCGCGGAAGGCGAGCCGACCCGCAAATACCGGAACGTGATCGCCGTGGACTGCGCCGATTTTTCCCGCGTAGGTCCGACGCAGCAATGGTTCGAAGAGGGCTTCGAGCTGCTGAATATCGACCATCATCCGACCAATGACGCGTACGGCAAAGAGAACCTGCTGCGCTTCGACGCGGCTGCGACGGCGGAAATCCTTTACGAATTGTCCGGGCACCTGGGCCTCGCTCTCGACGCCGACGCGGCGACCGCGTTTTATACCGGGCTGCTGACGGACACCGGCGGTTTCCGTTATGCCAATACGAGCCCGTTCGTGATGGAGGCGGCGTCGCGGCTGCTGGCTGCCGGCGCGCAAGGGCCGGTGCTGGCGGAACAGCTGCTCGAGAGGATGTCCATGGGCCAAATGCGCATGATTCAACGGGGATTGTCGCGGCTGGCGTTCACCGATGACCAGCGGATCGGCTGGATTTGGGTGACCTCCGAGGATTTGGCGGAAACCGGCGCGACGAACGAGGATTTGGAAGGCCTCGTCAATTACCCCCGGAATATCGAAGGGGTCGAGGTCGGCGTTCTGTTCAAGGAGAACGGGACGAAATCGGTCAAGGTGAGCATGCGTTCGGCGGGACGCGTGAACGTGGCGGCTGCCGCCCAGCATTTCGGCGGAGGCGGGCATGTCCGCGCCGCAGGCTGCAGGTTGACGATCCCGCTGGCCGACGCCATGGAACAAGTCATCGCTTATTTGAAGAAAGAGCTGGACGCCCTATGA
- a CDS encoding PolC-type DNA polymerase III: protein MHHAADGRKRFELLLQQAEIPAQWVSEYFSDGYIQKVEISKTRKEWKFFFVKSTPLPASIYAGWIEKLKGKLGHLANISVLLGYEENVPTSSIVEEYWPVFVAWMQSEFVSVNGWLAKARIEAANDMLTLYMLDEMSLGLAQRKSVDTHAAKFFEERFGRTCRVKLAVGESRQEAYDEFQQKIRQENGEAVQQLMASAQVDAPPEGDAPEILQHGYEIKDEPVPIQQILEEEKKITVQGTVFGLDVKELRSGSTLYQFYVTDYTDSITVKVFGKTKDDNKVLGLLANGKWLKLRGRVEYDRFLNPPELVMMPSDLKEVKAPPEPKDEAEEKRVEFHVHSTMSAMDAVTPVDVYIKTAAKWGHKAIAISDHSNVQCFPDAVKAGKKHGMKVLFGVEANVVNDAVPMVLNPREQSLLDATYVVFDIETTGLSVTANKIIELAGVKMKDGQEIGRFETFINPHEPIPYNIQQLTNINDEMVKDAPELAPKLAEFLDFIGDAVLVAHNARFDIGFIQHACKQNGHPPVPNPALDTLELARYLHPTMKNHRLNTLADLYKVSLENHHRAIDDTIALGVILNGLLKDAQTRGVTELDQLNHVNGNSWKTTRPFHCGIYALNAVGKKNLFKLISLSHTEFFHRVACIPRSKLIEMREGLLVISGCEKGEFFETVLNKSLEEAEEVAAFYDVLEIQPLDFYMHLLDKGLVGSRAELEESLRKICRIGDKLGKPVIATGNVHYLTPREKLFRDITIHGITGFSPLKDQRKPDAHFRTTNEMLEAFAFLGKEKAFEVVVRNTNELADRFEPFDMFPKKGGPTDNGLFSPIIDGADEEIRSKCYETASNMYGDPIPEIVTARLEKELKPIIQYGFSANYLISERLVKKSNADGYLVGSRGSVGSSVVAMFLGISEVNPLPAHYLCRNPACKYSEFITDGSVPSGFDLKDKPCPNCGEMMRGDGQDIPFETFLGFKGDKVPDIDLNFSGEYQPHAHNYTKVLFGEKNVFRAGTIGTVAEKTGFGYAKKYQEDHGKSWRGAELNRIAAGVTGVKRSSGQHPGGIVVVPDYIDVEDITPVQFPADDTSSEWKTTHFDYHAFDENLLKLDILGHDDPTMMRMLQDLTGVDPTTIPMNDPKVMSLFNSVDALGVSPQQIRTNVATYGVPEMGTRFVRQMLEETKPSSFADLLQISGLSHGTGVWLGNAQELIKNGTCTIKTVIGCRDDIMLFLIYKGGMDASLAFKITESVRKGKGLTQEWIDEMKRCGVPQWYIDSCLRIEYMFPKAHASAYVISAVRTAFFKLYYPIEYYATYYSVRAADFDVELFCQGYDAILKMLVEIEAKGFQATTKEKNMISILEMGLEMTARGFKFKPIDLYRSDATRFKVDGDSLIPPFSAVAGIGENAAKNIAASREDGDYLSIEDFQQRSKASKTIVELLNGMGCFRGLPESNQLMLF, encoded by the coding sequence ATGCATCATGCGGCCGATGGGCGCAAAAGATTCGAGCTGCTGCTGCAGCAAGCGGAAATTCCGGCTCAATGGGTCTCGGAATATTTCTCGGACGGCTATATCCAGAAGGTGGAAATCAGCAAAACGCGCAAGGAATGGAAGTTCTTTTTCGTGAAAAGCACGCCGCTTCCGGCGTCCATATACGCGGGTTGGATCGAAAAGCTTAAAGGCAAGCTCGGTCACCTCGCAAACATTTCCGTGCTTCTCGGTTACGAGGAGAACGTGCCGACTTCTTCGATCGTGGAAGAGTACTGGCCGGTCTTCGTGGCGTGGATGCAATCGGAGTTCGTTTCCGTAAACGGATGGCTGGCCAAAGCGCGGATCGAAGCGGCAAACGACATGCTGACGTTGTACATGCTCGACGAGATGTCGCTCGGGTTGGCGCAACGCAAATCGGTAGATACCCATGCCGCTAAATTTTTCGAGGAACGGTTCGGCAGGACGTGCCGCGTCAAACTGGCCGTCGGTGAGTCGCGCCAGGAAGCGTACGACGAATTCCAGCAGAAAATCCGGCAGGAAAACGGAGAGGCCGTCCAGCAGCTGATGGCGAGCGCCCAAGTCGATGCGCCGCCGGAGGGAGACGCGCCGGAAATTTTGCAGCACGGCTACGAGATCAAAGACGAGCCGGTGCCGATTCAGCAGATCCTCGAGGAAGAGAAGAAGATTACGGTTCAAGGAACCGTGTTCGGCCTGGACGTGAAGGAGCTGCGGAGCGGCAGCACGCTCTATCAGTTCTACGTAACCGATTATACGGATTCGATCACCGTGAAGGTGTTCGGCAAAACGAAGGACGACAACAAGGTGCTCGGGCTGCTCGCCAACGGCAAGTGGCTGAAGCTGAGAGGCCGCGTGGAATACGACCGTTTCCTCAATCCTCCCGAGCTCGTCATGATGCCGAGCGACCTGAAAGAGGTCAAGGCGCCGCCGGAGCCGAAGGACGAAGCCGAGGAGAAACGGGTCGAATTCCATGTGCACTCGACGATGAGCGCGATGGACGCCGTCACTCCCGTCGATGTTTATATCAAGACCGCGGCCAAATGGGGACACAAGGCGATCGCGATCAGCGACCACAGCAACGTCCAATGCTTCCCCGATGCGGTGAAGGCGGGCAAGAAGCACGGCATGAAGGTGCTGTTCGGGGTGGAAGCGAACGTCGTCAACGATGCCGTGCCGATGGTGCTGAATCCGCGGGAACAAAGCCTGCTTGACGCGACGTACGTCGTTTTCGATATCGAGACGACGGGGTTGTCCGTCACCGCCAACAAAATCATCGAGCTTGCCGGCGTCAAAATGAAGGATGGGCAGGAGATCGGGCGTTTCGAGACGTTCATCAATCCCCATGAGCCCATTCCTTATAACATTCAACAGCTGACCAACATCAATGACGAAATGGTGAAGGACGCTCCGGAGCTGGCGCCGAAGCTGGCGGAGTTCCTGGATTTCATCGGGGACGCCGTGCTCGTCGCGCACAACGCGAGGTTCGATATCGGCTTTATCCAGCACGCTTGCAAACAGAATGGGCATCCTCCGGTGCCCAATCCCGCGCTCGATACGCTGGAACTTGCCCGTTATTTGCATCCGACGATGAAAAACCACCGGCTGAATACGCTGGCGGACCTCTACAAAGTGTCGCTGGAGAACCATCACCGCGCCATCGACGATACGATTGCCCTCGGCGTCATTCTGAACGGCCTTCTCAAGGACGCCCAGACTCGCGGCGTGACGGAACTGGACCAGCTCAACCATGTGAACGGCAACAGCTGGAAAACGACGAGGCCGTTCCACTGCGGCATTTACGCGCTGAACGCCGTCGGCAAGAAAAACCTGTTCAAGCTCATATCGCTCTCGCATACGGAGTTTTTCCATCGCGTTGCCTGCATTCCGAGAAGCAAGTTGATCGAAATGAGGGAAGGGCTTCTGGTCATTTCCGGTTGCGAGAAAGGCGAATTTTTCGAGACGGTCTTGAACAAGTCCTTGGAAGAGGCCGAAGAGGTGGCCGCATTCTATGACGTGCTCGAGATCCAGCCTCTGGACTTCTATATGCATTTGCTGGACAAGGGTCTCGTCGGCAGCCGAGCGGAGCTGGAAGAGTCGCTCCGCAAAATATGCCGCATTGGCGACAAGCTGGGCAAGCCGGTCATCGCGACGGGCAACGTCCACTATTTGACCCCGCGCGAGAAGCTGTTCCGCGATATTACGATCCACGGAATTACCGGCTTCAGCCCGCTGAAGGACCAACGAAAACCGGACGCGCATTTCCGTACGACGAACGAAATGCTGGAGGCGTTCGCATTCCTGGGCAAAGAAAAGGCGTTCGAAGTCGTCGTCCGAAACACGAACGAATTAGCCGACCGCTTCGAGCCGTTCGATATGTTCCCGAAGAAGGGCGGCCCGACCGACAACGGCCTATTCTCGCCGATCATCGACGGCGCGGACGAGGAAATCCGTTCGAAATGCTATGAAACGGCGAGCAACATGTACGGGGATCCGATTCCGGAGATCGTGACCGCCCGACTGGAGAAAGAGCTGAAGCCGATCATCCAATACGGCTTCTCGGCGAACTATCTCATTTCGGAACGGCTCGTGAAAAAGTCGAATGCGGACGGTTACCTCGTCGGTTCCCGGGGTTCCGTCGGTTCCTCCGTCGTCGCGATGTTCCTCGGAATATCCGAAGTTAACCCGCTTCCCGCGCATTACCTGTGCCGCAATCCGGCCTGCAAATACAGCGAATTCATTACCGACGGGAGCGTGCCTTCCGGCTTCGACCTGAAGGACAAGCCCTGCCCGAATTGCGGGGAAATGATGAGGGGCGACGGCCAGGACATTCCGTTCGAGACGTTCCTCGGGTTTAAGGGAGATAAGGTTCCCGATATCGATTTGAACTTCTCGGGCGAATACCAGCCGCACGCGCATAACTACACGAAGGTGCTGTTCGGGGAGAAAAACGTGTTCCGGGCCGGCACGATCGGCACCGTCGCGGAGAAAACCGGGTTCGGTTACGCGAAGAAATACCAAGAGGACCACGGCAAATCGTGGCGCGGGGCGGAGCTGAACCGGATCGCGGCCGGCGTCACCGGCGTCAAGCGCTCGTCCGGCCAGCATCCCGGCGGTATCGTCGTCGTGCCGGACTACATCGATGTGGAAGACATCACGCCGGTCCAGTTTCCGGCGGACGACACGAGCTCCGAGTGGAAGACGACGCACTTCGATTACCACGCCTTCGACGAGAACCTGCTCAAGCTCGATATCCTGGGGCACGATGATCCGACGATGATGCGGATGCTGCAGGATTTGACGGGCGTCGACCCGACGACGATCCCGATGAACGATCCGAAGGTCATGAGCCTGTTCAACTCGGTCGACGCGCTCGGCGTCTCGCCGCAGCAAATCCGCACGAACGTCGCCACCTACGGGGTGCCGGAGATGGGCACGCGTTTCGTCCGGCAGATGCTCGAAGAGACGAAGCCGTCCTCGTTCGCCGACCTGCTGCAGATTTCGGGCTTGTCCCACGGCACGGGCGTATGGCTCGGCAACGCGCAGGAGCTGATCAAGAACGGCACCTGCACGATCAAGACCGTTATCGGCTGCCGTGACGACATCATGCTGTTCCTCATTTATAAGGGAGGAATGGACGCGTCGCTGGCGTTCAAGATCACCGAAAGCGTGCGGAAAGGCAAAGGGCTTACGCAGGAGTGGATCGACGAAATGAAGCGCTGCGGGGTGCCGCAGTGGTACATCGATTCCTGCCTGCGCATCGAGTACATGTTCCCGAAGGCGCACGCGTCGGCTTACGTCATCTCGGCCGTTCGGACGGCATTTTTCAAATTGTATTATCCCATCGAATACTATGCGACGTATTATTCGGTTCGCGCGGCGGATTTCGACGTCGAGCTGTTCTGTCAAGGTTATGACGCGATCCTGAAGATGCTGGTCGAGATCGAGGCGAAAGGCTTCCAGGCGACGACGAAAGAGAAGAACATGATCTCCATTCTCGAAATGGGGCTGGAGATGACCGCTCGGGGCTTCAAGTTCAAGCCGATCGACTTGTACCGTTCCGACGCGACGCGCTTCAAAGTCGACGGGGATTCGCTTATCCCGCCGTTTTCCGCCGTGGCGGGGATCGGCGAGAACGCGGCCAAGAACATCGCGGCTTCCCGCGAAGACGGCGATTACCTCTCTATCGAGGACTTCCAGCAACGCTCTAAGGCGAGCAAGACGATCGTCGAGCTGCTGAACGGCATGGGATGCTTCCGCGGACTGCCTGAGAGCAACCAGTTGATGCTGTTCTGA
- the rnpM gene encoding RNase P modulator RnpM — MKPRKIPQRKCVACQEMMPKKELIRIVRSPQGDIQIDLTGKKPGRGAYLCGKRSCFKLAKKSKAFERALKAPVSPEIYDRLEDDFIKAEDEFQAGKLLQEDEDDGE, encoded by the coding sequence TTGAAACCGCGAAAAATACCGCAGCGCAAATGCGTCGCCTGCCAGGAAATGATGCCGAAAAAAGAACTCATCCGCATCGTCCGTTCGCCGCAAGGGGACATCCAGATCGACCTGACCGGCAAAAAACCGGGGCGCGGCGCTTACTTGTGCGGCAAACGAAGCTGCTTCAAGCTGGCCAAGAAATCGAAGGCGTTCGAGCGCGCGCTCAAAGCGCCCGTATCGCCGGAAATCTACGACCGGCTTGAGGATGATTTCATAAAAGCGGAAGACGAGTTTCAAGCCGGCAAACTGCTGCAGGAGGATGAAGATGACGGCGAATAA
- a CDS encoding L7Ae/L30e/S12e/Gadd45 family ribosomal protein → MTANKVLSRLGLAMRAGKLVSGEETVLKAIRGGEAKLVVLAKDASDNTGKKMADKCGSYGVPLVVGFTRYELGWAVGKPERVMFAVTDQGFADMIAGGWVQHSEVENIE, encoded by the coding sequence ATGACGGCGAATAAGGTATTGTCGCGTCTCGGTCTCGCCATGCGGGCAGGCAAGCTGGTGTCGGGGGAAGAAACGGTGCTGAAGGCGATCCGCGGCGGCGAGGCCAAATTGGTCGTGCTGGCGAAGGACGCCTCGGACAACACGGGGAAGAAAATGGCGGACAAATGCGGCAGCTACGGCGTTCCGCTCGTGGTCGGGTTTACCCGATACGAGCTGGGCTGGGCCGTCGGCAAGCCCGAGCGCGTCATGTTCGCCGTGACGGATCAAGGTTTCGCGGACATGATTGCCGGCGGCTGGGTCCAACATTCGGAGGTGGAGAATATTGAGTAA
- the infB gene encoding translation initiation factor IF-2, producing MSKQDTNDNKDKLRVYEYAKSLNMSSKEIITILKRQNMPVNNHMSVMEDGMVGAVEKFFRDVKANAAAKMAQSAAKPAAPKPAGAPASSPAPAQNQRKPEEQAPRQPQAVTQAATSAPAGTAPAASAPSHEGQGQGNRPQSQGGQGGGYQGNRPQGQGGQGGGYQGNRPQGQGGGYQGNRDGNRPQGQGGGYQGNRDGNRPQGQGGGYQGNRPQGQGGQGGGYQGNRPQGQGGQGGGYQGNRPQGQGGQGGGYQGNRPQGQGGGYQGNRPQGQGGQGGGYQGNRPQGQGGQGGGYQGNRPQGQGGQGGGYQGNRPQGQGGFGGGRPQGQGGGGGFGGNRGAAPAGAPAPAARGGRPGDNRGGRPDANKSREGGFNRDGKRKDSNDFGKRFDEGRGGFRSGKGKGGKNAKGRGNQPQREKIDNTPKKVIVRGEMTVGELAKLLHKDASEVIKKLLMMGTMVTINQELDLDTVLLVAGEYGVETEVKIVVEDTNFETVEENDDPDALETRAPVVTIMGHVDHGKTTLLDAIRETKVAAGEAGGITQHIGAYQVETNGKKITFLDTPGHEAFTVMRSRGAQVTDITILVVAADDGVMPTTVEAINHAKAANVPIIVAVNKIDKPEANPDRVKQELTEYGLVQEAWGGDTVFVEISAKQRQNLDELLDMILLVAEVNDYKAVVDKRARGTVLEAELDKGKGPVARVLVQNGTLKVGDAFVAGDCFGRIRAMTNDRGRRIKEAGPSTPVEITGLTEVPQAGDPFMVFEDERKAREIADKRAIKTRQETMKSNSKVTLDDLFNKIKEGEIKDLNVILKADVQGSLEALKGSLAKIEVEGVRVKSIHSGVGAITESDILLAAASSAIVIGFNVGTEPRAAQAAEQEKVDVRLHNIIYKVIEEIEHAMKGMLDPVFKEKIIGHAEVRETFKVSKVGTIAGCMVTDGKITRAAETRLIRGGSVVYEGKIDSLKRFKDDAREVAEGYECGITLEKFNDLQQGDVIEAYVMESVER from the coding sequence TTGAGTAAACAAGACACGAACGACAATAAGGATAAGCTTCGCGTTTACGAATATGCCAAATCGCTCAACATGAGCAGCAAGGAAATCATCACGATTCTCAAAAGGCAGAACATGCCGGTCAACAATCACATGAGCGTGATGGAAGACGGCATGGTCGGCGCGGTCGAGAAGTTCTTCCGCGACGTTAAAGCCAATGCCGCAGCCAAGATGGCGCAATCCGCAGCCAAGCCGGCCGCGCCGAAACCGGCGGGAGCACCGGCTTCTTCGCCTGCGCCTGCGCAAAACCAGCGGAAGCCGGAGGAGCAAGCGCCGCGTCAGCCGCAAGCCGTGACGCAGGCCGCAACGAGCGCGCCGGCGGGAACGGCACCGGCTGCATCCGCGCCGAGCCACGAAGGGCAAGGCCAAGGCAACCGTCCGCAGAGCCAAGGCGGTCAAGGCGGCGGGTACCAAGGCAATCGCCCGCAAGGTCAAGGCGGTCAAGGCGGTGGCTATCAAGGTAACCGTCCGCAGGGCCAGGGTGGCGGATATCAAGGCAACCGCGACGGCAACCGCCCGCAAGGTCAGGGCGGCGGATATCAAGGCAACCGCGACGGCAACCGCCCGCAAGGTCAAGGCGGCGGATACCAAGGCAACCGTCCGCAGGGCCAAGGCGGTCAAGGCGGCGGGTACCAAGGCAATCGTCCGCAGGGCCAAGGCGGTCAAGGAGGCGGGTACCAAGGCAACCGTCCGCAGGGCCAAGGCGGTCAGGGCGGCGGGTACCAAGGCAATCGTCCGCAGGGTCAAGGCGGCGGATACCAAGGCAACCGTCCGCAAGGCCAAGGCGGTCAAGGCGGCGGCTATCAAGGTAACCGTCCGCAGGGTCAAGGCGGTCAAGGCGGCGGGTACCAAGGCAACCGTCCGCAGGGCCAAGGCGGTCAAGGCGGCGGCTATCAAGGTAACCGTCCACAGGGTCAAGGCGGTTTCGGCGGCGGCCGTCCGCAAGGCCAAGGCGGCGGCGGAGGATTCGGCGGAAACCGCGGCGCGGCTCCGGCCGGCGCACCGGCGCCGGCAGCACGCGGGGGACGCCCGGGCGACAACCGCGGCGGACGTCCGGACGCCAACAAAAGCCGTGAAGGCGGGTTCAACCGCGACGGCAAGCGTAAAGACAGCAACGATTTCGGCAAACGTTTCGATGAAGGCCGCGGCGGGTTTAGAAGCGGTAAAGGCAAAGGCGGCAAAAACGCCAAAGGCCGCGGCAACCAGCCGCAGCGCGAGAAAATCGACAACACGCCGAAGAAAGTTATCGTGCGCGGTGAAATGACGGTCGGCGAATTGGCCAAACTGTTGCATAAGGACGCTTCGGAAGTCATCAAGAAGCTCCTCATGATGGGCACGATGGTCACGATCAACCAAGAGTTGGACCTCGATACCGTCCTGCTCGTCGCCGGCGAATACGGCGTAGAGACCGAAGTGAAGATCGTCGTCGAAGACACGAATTTCGAGACGGTAGAAGAGAACGACGATCCGGATGCGTTGGAAACCCGCGCACCGGTGGTCACGATCATGGGTCACGTCGACCACGGTAAAACGACGCTGCTCGACGCCATCCGCGAAACGAAAGTCGCGGCAGGCGAAGCCGGCGGCATTACCCAGCACATCGGCGCCTACCAGGTTGAGACGAACGGGAAGAAAATCACGTTCCTCGATACCCCGGGCCACGAAGCGTTTACGGTCATGCGTTCCCGCGGCGCCCAAGTGACGGACATCACGATTCTCGTCGTGGCGGCCGACGACGGCGTCATGCCGACGACCGTGGAAGCGATCAACCACGCCAAAGCGGCGAACGTGCCTATCATCGTCGCCGTCAACAAAATCGATAAACCGGAAGCGAATCCGGACCGCGTGAAGCAGGAACTGACCGAGTACGGCTTGGTACAAGAAGCTTGGGGCGGGGATACGGTCTTCGTCGAAATTTCCGCGAAACAGCGCCAAAATCTCGACGAACTGCTCGACATGATCCTGCTCGTGGCGGAAGTCAACGACTACAAAGCGGTCGTGGACAAACGCGCCCGCGGCACCGTGCTCGAAGCCGAGCTCGACAAGGGTAAAGGTCCGGTTGCCCGCGTTCTGGTACAGAACGGTACCCTTAAAGTAGGCGATGCCTTCGTGGCAGGCGACTGCTTCGGACGCATCCGCGCCATGACGAACGACCGCGGCCGCCGCATCAAAGAAGCGGGACCTTCTACGCCGGTCGAAATCACCGGACTGACGGAAGTGCCGCAAGCCGGCGATCCGTTCATGGTGTTCGAAGACGAGCGCAAAGCCCGCGAAATCGCCGACAAACGCGCGATCAAGACGCGTCAGGAAACGATGAAATCGAACTCCAAGGTGACGCTCGACGATCTGTTCAACAAGATCAAAGAAGGCGAGATCAAGGACCTCAACGTCATCCTCAAGGCCGACGTGCAAGGCTCCTTGGAAGCCCTCAAGGGCTCGCTTGCCAAAATCGAGGTCGAAGGCGTTCGCGTCAAGTCGATTCACAGCGGCGTCGGCGCCATTACGGAGTCCGATATTCTGCTGGCGGCGGCTTCTTCCGCCATCGTCATCGGCTTCAACGTCGGCACGGAGCCCCGCGCGGCGCAAGCGGCCGAGCAGGAAAAAGTCGACGTGCGGCTGCACAACATCATCTACAAGGTGATCGAGGAAATCGAGCACGCCATGAAAGGCATGCTGGATCCGGTCTTCAAAGAAAAAATCATCGGCCACGCGGAAGTGCGCGAGACGTTCAAAGTCAGCAAAGTCGGCACGATCGCCGGCTGCATGGTCACCGACGGCAAAATCACCCGCGCGGCGGAAACCCGCTTGATCCGCGGCGGAAGCGTCGTATACGAAGGGAAAATCGATTCGCTCAAGCGGTTCAAGGATGACGCTCGCGAAGTGGCGGAAGGCTACGAGTGCGGCATCACGCTGGAGAAATTCAACGACCTGCAGCAAGGCGACGTCATCGAAGCGTACGTCATGGAGTCGGTCGAGCGATAA
- the rimP gene encoding ribosome maturation factor RimP has protein sequence MSATNIKSIVEEFAVPYLEEHGFQLVDVEYVKEGSNRFLRVFVDKDGGIDIDDCGRISEFVSAKLDELDPIEEAYFLEVSSPGAERPLKKADDVAKAVGRHVFVTTYEQIDGAKEFEGRLDGFDGNTMTIVIGRKKVAIPYDKVASARLAIVF, from the coding sequence TTGAGCGCAACGAACATCAAATCCATCGTGGAAGAATTCGCGGTTCCGTACCTGGAGGAACACGGTTTTCAGCTGGTGGACGTGGAATACGTCAAGGAAGGGAGCAACCGCTTTTTGCGGGTGTTCGTGGACAAGGACGGCGGCATCGACATCGACGATTGCGGCCGTATTTCCGAATTCGTGAGCGCGAAGCTCGACGAACTGGATCCCATCGAAGAAGCGTATTTCCTCGAGGTCAGCTCGCCCGGAGCCGAACGTCCGCTCAAGAAAGCGGATGACGTGGCCAAGGCCGTCGGACGCCATGTTTTCGTAACGACTTATGAACAAATCGACGGCGCCAAGGAATTCGAAGGAAGGCTGGACGGCTTCGACGGCAACACGATGACGATCGTCATCGGCCGCAAGAAGGTTGCCATCCCTTACGATAAAGTGGCCTCGGCACGCCTGGCCATCGTATTCTAA
- the nusA gene encoding transcription termination factor NusA, which translates to MSMEFIEALSEIEREKGIAKDVLIEAIEAALISSYKRNFNTAQNVRVDINRMTGQIKVYARKTIVEEVLDPRLEISVEAARAINPHYQMEDIAEIEVTPRDFGRIAAQTAKQVVTQRIREAERGLIYHAFVDKEQDIVTGIIQRMDLRNLYIDLGKVEAALPLTELMPTDKFKQGDRVKSYITKVENTSKGPQIILSRTHPGLLKRLFELEVPEIFDGTVEIRSVAREAGFRSKIAVYSRNEEVDPVGSCVGQKGVRVQTIVTELKGEKIDIVRWSDSVEEYVANALSPSKVLEVIVFEAEKMARVIVPDYQLSLAIGIKGQNARLAAKLTGWKIDIKSETQAEQEYGRPKSTGATMHQDSVSID; encoded by the coding sequence ATGAGCATGGAGTTTATCGAAGCGCTGTCCGAAATCGAGCGAGAGAAGGGCATCGCCAAAGATGTCCTGATCGAAGCCATCGAAGCGGCACTCATCTCCAGCTACAAAAGAAACTTCAATACGGCACAAAACGTTCGTGTAGACATCAACCGGATGACGGGTCAAATCAAAGTATACGCCCGCAAAACGATCGTGGAGGAAGTGCTGGATCCTCGCCTGGAAATTTCGGTCGAAGCGGCCCGCGCGATCAATCCCCACTATCAAATGGAAGACATCGCGGAAATCGAAGTCACCCCGCGCGATTTCGGGCGCATCGCGGCGCAGACGGCCAAGCAGGTCGTTACGCAGCGCATCCGCGAAGCCGAGCGCGGCTTGATCTACCACGCTTTCGTGGACAAAGAGCAAGACATCGTCACGGGCATCATCCAACGGATGGATTTGCGCAACCTGTACATCGACCTCGGCAAAGTGGAGGCGGCTCTGCCCCTCACCGAATTGATGCCGACCGACAAGTTCAAGCAGGGAGACCGCGTCAAATCCTATATCACGAAAGTCGAGAATACGAGCAAAGGGCCGCAAATCATTTTGTCCCGCACGCATCCGGGCTTGCTGAAGCGGCTGTTCGAGCTTGAAGTTCCCGAAATCTTCGACGGTACCGTCGAGATCCGTTCCGTGGCGCGCGAAGCCGGATTCCGGTCCAAAATCGCCGTGTACTCGCGGAACGAAGAAGTCGATCCGGTCGGCTCCTGCGTCGGTCAGAAGGGCGTCCGCGTCCAGACGATCGTCACGGAGCTCAAAGGCGAGAAAATCGACATCGTGCGTTGGTCCGATTCCGTCGAGGAATACGTCGCGAATGCGCTCAGCCCTTCTAAGGTACTCGAGGTTATCGTGTTCGAGGCCGAGAAAATGGCGCGCGTCATCGTGCCGGACTACCAGTTGTCTCTCGCGATCGGAATCAAAGGCCAGAACGCGCGGCTCGCAGCCAAGCTGACCGGCTGGAAAATCGACATCAAGAGCGAGACGCAGGCCGAGCAGGAATACGGACGCCCGAAATCGACGGGCGCGACCATGCATCAGGACAGCGTGTCCATCGACTAA
- the rbfA gene encoding 30S ribosome-binding factor RbfA, producing MAKFRTGRVGEQIKKEISGIIQTELKDPRIGFITVTGVDVTGDLSQARVYLSILGSEEQKEATLHAIGRAKGFLRTELGRRVRLRHTPEIEFRFDSSIEYGSHIESLLQQINRETRQP from the coding sequence ATGGCCAAATTCCGTACGGGCAGGGTCGGGGAACAGATCAAGAAAGAAATCAGCGGCATTATCCAGACCGAACTGAAGGATCCCCGCATCGGGTTCATCACCGTGACCGGAGTGGACGTGACGGGCGATTTGTCGCAAGCCCGCGTGTATCTCAGCATTCTGGGCAGCGAAGAACAGAAAGAAGCGACGCTTCATGCGATCGGCCGTGCGAAGGGATTCCTTCGCACGGAACTCGGCCGCCGCGTTCGGCTGCGCCACACGCCGGAAATCGAATTCCGGTTCGACAGTTCGATCGAATACGGCAGCCACATCGAGTCGCTGCTGCAGCAAATTAACCGGGAAACGCGTCAGCCTTGA